A single genomic interval of Selenobaculum gibii harbors:
- a CDS encoding FxLYD domain-containing protein, which translates to MKQLCLGLLTAILILCSACSSGDNTSNSINLSQTYKNETEGFAFKYPNEWQTKEPNTMLEIIKIQSPDGNAKFSVMKIVTDPFGILTEDQVSVENAVNKMHKFITFRETTIGEIPVKELIYQTNGLKGDDISKNFWYVLGGAVYQINCSFKMNQREIYEPILNAIMESYTITRSANELNKASNINSDLTVSDAKQILQTWIDTHKFPTSVSITDGDGNTHKRSGSDAEYYVFQLQGLHRIYDILVEPKTGELFVHDTGKPETLEPWYQKYIAPYNNANTTKEDVSNYIDKNFIWIEKPRVNNGNIIGKIKNISNEERRKISIRFILYDYQGNQIGTTIDVNPILKSGNTWSFKAQIQNAKVTDYAFTEINYQ; encoded by the coding sequence TTGAAACAATTATGTCTAGGATTGTTGACAGCTATTTTAATTTTATGTTCGGCATGTTCAAGTGGCGATAATACCAGTAATTCAATTAATCTTTCCCAAACATATAAAAACGAAACAGAAGGTTTCGCTTTCAAATATCCGAATGAGTGGCAGACTAAGGAACCTAATACTATGCTTGAAATTATCAAGATTCAATCTCCCGATGGAAACGCAAAGTTTTCGGTTATGAAGATAGTAACAGATCCATTTGGAATTCTCACGGAGGATCAGGTATCAGTAGAAAACGCTGTTAATAAAATGCATAAATTTATTACTTTTAGGGAGACAACGATAGGTGAAATACCTGTGAAAGAATTGATATATCAAACAAATGGGCTTAAAGGTGATGATATATCAAAAAATTTCTGGTATGTTCTAGGCGGGGCTGTTTATCAAATAAATTGTTCATTTAAAATGAACCAGAGAGAAATATATGAACCAATTCTTAACGCAATAATGGAAAGTTACACAATTACTCGTTCGGCTAATGAACTAAATAAGGCTTCGAATATAAATTCAGACTTAACGGTGAGTGATGCAAAGCAGATTCTTCAAACATGGATAGATACTCATAAATTCCCAACTTCCGTTTCTATTACGGATGGTGACGGGAATACGCATAAGCGGTCTGGATCAGATGCAGAATACTATGTGTTCCAATTACAAGGATTGCATCGAATTTATGATATTCTAGTAGAGCCAAAAACTGGAGAATTATTTGTGCATGACACTGGTAAGCCCGAAACATTGGAGCCATGGTATCAGAAATATATTGCCCCATATAATAATGCCAATACTACCAAAGAGGATGTCAGTAATTACATTGATAAGAATTTCATATGGATTGAAAAACCTAGAGTAAACAATGGTAATATCATTGGCAAAATAAAAAATATATCCAATGAAGAACGTCGTAAAATTTCTATTAGATTTATTTTATACGATTATCAAGGCAATCAAATTGGTACTACTATTGATGTTAATCCAATTTTAAAGTCAGGAAATACTTGGAGTTTTAAAGCTCAGATACAAAATGCTAAAGTAACTGATTATGCATTTACAGAAATAAATTATCAATAA
- a CDS encoding DUF932 domain-containing protein: protein MSANVETMFYTRVAPWHGLGIRVESALSSTEAIEQSGLNWNVIQRPIMTSNYTPIPGYKANIRDIDEKVLGVVTDRYKVVQNSEAFAFTDSLLGEGVRYETAGSLQDGRKIWLLAKLPDKYIIEGEQIEPYLVFSSSHDGNGAIKVAMTPVRVVCQNTLNIALSTAKRIWSTVHVGDLNRKMDEAHNTLLLAEKYMGKLGAEFSRLSKIKLTDAKVMEYIDMLLPMNDNPTDIHKKNIIRIREDMKLRYFDAPDLKGHVGKNAYRFICAVSDFATHGKPLRETSSYRENVFAKTVEGNPLIDKAYELVQVAA from the coding sequence ATGTCAGCAAACGTAGAAACAATGTTTTACACGAGGGTAGCCCCTTGGCACGGTCTGGGTATTCGTGTCGAATCAGCTTTAAGCTCAACCGAAGCCATTGAGCAATCGGGACTGAACTGGAATGTCATTCAACGTCCTATCATGACCAGCAACTATACTCCTATCCCCGGCTACAAAGCAAATATCCGGGATATTGATGAAAAAGTTCTCGGCGTGGTCACTGACCGTTATAAAGTTGTTCAGAATTCAGAAGCCTTCGCTTTTACAGACTCTTTATTAGGTGAGGGGGTTCGTTATGAAACGGCTGGGTCTTTGCAGGACGGCCGGAAAATTTGGCTGCTTGCCAAACTTCCAGATAAATATATCATTGAAGGTGAACAAATTGAGCCTTACCTAGTATTCAGCAGTTCTCATGACGGCAACGGCGCGATCAAGGTAGCAATGACTCCGGTGCGTGTAGTCTGCCAAAACACTCTTAATATTGCTCTGTCCACAGCGAAGCGTATTTGGTCAACCGTTCATGTAGGTGACTTGAATCGCAAGATGGATGAAGCGCATAATACGTTATTGTTAGCTGAAAAATATATGGGCAAATTGGGTGCAGAGTTTTCTCGGCTATCTAAAATCAAACTGACCGATGCTAAGGTGATGGAGTACATTGACATGCTGCTGCCGATGAATGACAACCCTACAGATATTCACAAGAAAAATATAATCCGAATCCGGGAGGATATGAAGCTTCGCTATTTCGATGCTCCTGACCTTAAGGGGCATGTTGGCAAGAATGCTTATCGGTTTATCTGCGCGGTCTCAGACTTTGCTACGCATGGCAAGCCGCTTCGGGAGACTAGTAGCTACAGGGAAAACGTGTTCGCCAAAACTGTGGAGGGTAACCCGCTGATTGATAAAGCCTATGAACTCGTGCAAGTAGCGGCATAA
- a CDS encoding YqaJ viral recombinase family nuclease — translation MAVILASTENMPYDEWLDWRKKGIGGSDASVVCGINRYKSPVELWMDKTNQLPYQEAGEAAYWGTQLEDLVRNEFTKRTGIKVKQTNQLLQSEDYPFMLANLDGECIHPVYGKCIFEAKTASAYKAGEWDDAIPDEYILQVQHYMAVTGYKGTYITVLIGGNTFRWKFIERDEEIISMLIQLEGDFWNYVQAMVPPQLDGSEAAAKFLSERFPNSVPKSKIKLPDTAVELIQQYEDACDDVNQYTEQKQEAENLLKQMLGDNEIGTVDDRLVTWKSVSQERLDGKTLKAEHPTLYKKYANQTSYRRFSIKTAM, via the coding sequence ATGGCAGTTATTTTAGCGTCAACTGAAAATATGCCCTATGATGAGTGGCTTGACTGGCGCAAAAAAGGTATTGGAGGATCTGATGCTTCTGTAGTCTGTGGAATCAACCGCTACAAATCTCCAGTGGAACTCTGGATGGACAAAACGAATCAGTTACCTTATCAAGAGGCCGGAGAAGCTGCTTATTGGGGAACACAGCTTGAAGATTTAGTAAGAAATGAATTCACTAAACGAACAGGCATTAAAGTTAAGCAGACTAATCAACTTTTACAAAGTGAAGACTATCCATTTATGCTAGCTAATCTTGATGGTGAATGTATTCATCCAGTCTATGGAAAATGTATATTTGAAGCAAAAACAGCTTCGGCATATAAAGCTGGAGAATGGGATGATGCCATACCGGATGAGTACATTTTACAGGTTCAACATTATATGGCTGTTACTGGCTATAAAGGGACTTATATCACTGTTTTGATTGGTGGCAATACCTTCCGCTGGAAATTTATAGAGCGAGATGAAGAGATAATTTCAATGTTGATTCAATTGGAAGGAGACTTTTGGAATTATGTTCAAGCTATGGTTCCTCCTCAGCTGGATGGTTCAGAAGCAGCGGCTAAATTTCTCAGCGAACGTTTTCCCAATAGCGTACCTAAGTCGAAGATTAAATTACCAGATACCGCTGTTGAACTCATCCAACAATATGAAGACGCCTGTGACGATGTCAATCAGTATACCGAACAGAAGCAGGAAGCGGAGAATCTGTTAAAGCAAATGCTAGGGGATAACGAAATCGGTACTGTTGATGATAGGCTTGTCACTTGGAAAAGCGTATCTCAGGAACGCTTGGATGGAAAGACGTTGAAAGCTGAACATCCAACTCTCTATAAAAAATATGCAAATCAAACATCTTATCGTCGCTTCTCCATAAAGACGGCTATGTGA
- a CDS encoding DUF960 domain-containing protein, whose protein sequence is MFANKRYITCGISHAITKEIQLALWTMIDNLRASTDIEVDYLHVFRLSIQGGKQKIIHRQEQPAYCNEILVAFIWNPVENAKIFVIDDGTHSTMMLAEEY, encoded by the coding sequence ATGTTTGCCAATAAACGATATATTACTTGCGGAATTTCGCACGCAATTACCAAAGAGATCCAACTTGCGCTGTGGACTATGATTGATAACCTTAGAGCTAGCACTGATATCGAAGTAGACTATTTGCATGTTTTTAGGTTATCTATTCAGGGTGGTAAGCAAAAAATAATACACAGGCAAGAACAGCCTGCGTATTGTAATGAAATCCTTGTTGCGTTTATATGGAATCCTGTAGAAAATGCAAAAATATTTGTTATTGATGATGGCACACATTCTACTATGATGTTAGCTGAAGAGTATTAA
- the radC gene encoding RadC family protein, with protein sequence MEGMRTLLAGCLRESANGYVVDALIEKYPNVSELMNASEKEITSIKGIGLVKAKQLSAILEFARKVYTPDKNKRIFIKSPKDVFNLVRADMEFLQVEHFDVIGLSTKNHVLFKENISIGSLNASIVHPREAFKGLIRRSCAACIFVHNHPSSDPLPSDEDILLTKKLVECGKLIGIEVLDHIIVGATGGGYISLKEQGKM encoded by the coding sequence ATGGAAGGAATGAGAACTTTATTAGCTGGTTGTTTGCGAGAAAGTGCCAATGGGTATGTTGTAGATGCGTTGATTGAGAAGTACCCGAATGTTAGCGAATTAATGAACGCCAGCGAAAAAGAAATCACCAGTATTAAGGGGATTGGCCTAGTAAAAGCGAAACAACTTAGCGCGATACTGGAATTTGCTCGTAAGGTATATACGCCAGACAAAAATAAGCGCATTTTTATTAAAAGTCCCAAAGACGTATTTAATTTAGTGCGAGCCGATATGGAATTTTTACAGGTTGAGCATTTTGATGTGATTGGTTTATCGACCAAGAATCACGTTCTTTTCAAAGAAAATATTTCGATTGGTTCATTAAATGCTAGCATCGTACACCCTCGTGAAGCATTTAAGGGTTTGATTCGAAGATCATGCGCTGCTTGTATTTTTGTTCACAACCATCCAAGTTCAGATCCTTTGCCGAGTGATGAAGATATTTTGCTCACGAAGAAATTAGTTGAATGTGGCAAACTTATTGGCATTGAAGTTCTTGACCATATTATTGTAGGTGCTACTGGTGGCGGCTATATTAGCCTTAAGGAGCAGGGCAAGATGTAA
- a CDS encoding recombinase family protein — MKIGYIRVSTAEQNTIRQEVLLKEFGVDEMFIDKASGKNTDRPELKRMLTYVRQGDIVIVESISRFARNTRDLLDLIAQLTDKQVEFISKKEAIDTTTPTGRFMLTIFGAVAELEREYILQRQNEGIAIAKELGKYKGRKPICRPEFDKVVTIWKSGNMTAVEAMRRLNMKPSTFYRKVRESIR; from the coding sequence ATGAAAATAGGATATATTCGTGTAAGTACAGCAGAACAAAATACGATACGGCAAGAGGTTCTGTTAAAAGAGTTTGGCGTTGATGAAATGTTTATTGATAAAGCTAGTGGTAAAAATACCGATAGACCAGAACTGAAAAGGATGCTCACCTATGTTAGGCAGGGAGATATCGTTATTGTTGAATCCATTAGCCGCTTTGCCCGCAATACACGAGACTTACTTGACCTCATTGCTCAGCTGACGGATAAGCAGGTAGAATTTATTTCTAAGAAAGAAGCTATAGATACAACAACACCGACAGGGAGATTTATGCTAACGATTTTTGGAGCCGTAGCAGAATTAGAACGTGAGTACATCCTGCAACGGCAGAATGAAGGAATAGCTATTGCTAAAGAATTAGGAAAATACAAGGGGCGTAAGCCTATTTGTCGCCCAGAATTTGACAAGGTCGTGACTATATGGAAATCTGGCAACATGACGGCGGTTGAGGCTATGCGGAGGCTAAATATGAAACCTTCTACATTTTATAGGAAAGTAAGAGAATCTATTAGATAA
- a CDS encoding DUF6602 domain-containing protein: MPNYLEYQKSVAAEFKAYECRVRNLIDGANWAEEGRYKEIILMNYLKRILPQNISVGTGFVRSGEKITKQIDIIIYDNTYPLLFSADDFIVACGESVLGFIEVKTDIAPGKIVEYIDKACFNEAVIRDTVRQPRFTFNGIFSYNLRSDIKRYYDRLSKVTYLKEDDNSFKYSVNHICLGNNYFIKLWGGRLARNCVNEQPRYSIYEMDQGNSGLAFAYFFSNLLEDVYIANNNFMNGIPTELKDLLYPIEEGKEVTKIKDIDINP, from the coding sequence ATGCCAAATTATTTAGAATATCAAAAATCTGTCGCCGCTGAGTTTAAAGCATATGAATGTAGAGTGCGTAACCTCATAGATGGTGCAAATTGGGCGGAAGAGGGTCGATATAAAGAGATAATACTGATGAATTATCTCAAAAGAATTCTTCCTCAGAATATTTCCGTGGGAACAGGCTTTGTAAGAAGTGGAGAAAAGATAACAAAACAAATTGATATTATAATCTACGACAATACTTATCCGCTTTTATTTTCTGCAGATGATTTTATTGTTGCTTGCGGAGAAAGTGTACTTGGATTTATTGAGGTAAAAACAGATATAGCTCCTGGTAAAATCGTCGAATATATCGACAAAGCTTGTTTTAACGAAGCAGTTATCAGAGATACTGTTCGACAACCTAGATTCACTTTTAATGGGATCTTTTCTTATAATCTTAGATCGGATATTAAGAGATATTATGATAGATTATCAAAAGTAACTTATCTAAAAGAAGATGATAATTCCTTCAAGTATTCGGTTAATCATATCTGTCTTGGAAATAATTATTTTATCAAGCTTTGGGGCGGTAGACTTGCACGTAACTGTGTTAATGAGCAACCTCGTTATAGTATTTATGAAATGGACCAAGGAAATTCAGGGTTGGCTTTTGCATATTTCTTTTCAAATCTATTAGAAGATGTTTATATAGCTAATAATAATTTTATGAATGGAATACCTACCGAACTTAAAGATTTACTTTATCCTATAGAAGAAGGTAAGGAGGTTACAAAGATTAAAGATATAGATATTAATCCATGA
- a CDS encoding ATP-dependent nuclease, with product MYISKININNYRLLKSTSIDCERELSLIIGKNNCGKTSLLSALNKCIGSKSENGNFEYFDFSTSFQNKLYNLVSTSGEFSEDELKGIQVDLYIVYDENDNLTNISKLLLDLDPDNKTVILRFLYSLKENIDKLKEDFTKYNIERSSLKDKETFIKFMQKKHKQYFGFKRYSVLYDYKENKVNNEMYKFLDSKDVDISKLIAFNYIGAKRSVSNSTETELSALASSYYDKSKNPDENGSTTQQFENAVDETDSAFNSIYGNIFKPLTDKISKFGGIRKNETTLKVVSQIQAMKLLKDNTTVVYDDQTNFLPENYNGLGYLNLFSIIMNIEIKLNDFRKDSKKDELPADINILFIEEPEAHTHPQMQYIFIKNIKDLLEEGKKTEGSNRKINLQTLMTTHSSHIVAESNFDDIKYFVKNIDGNEYNIISKNLKELEIIYQKEGGKSNNRFKFLKQYLTLNRSEVFFADKIILIEGDTERILLPAMIKKLDQENNYETPLLSQNISIIEVGNYSEIYSEFIRFIDTKTLIITDVDTEKYCDATDRDGNLKKDKDGQVIKVLSACRVIDGTHTSNSSLKYYLKEKLKAETDTNTQKEILTKLSIEDKTVKYDDTNPKWIADKNGRVLIVYQTNQSNSDGISYNARSFEDAFFHINKKFFTHLGGANIDDNKKMCAEKFQGLKSVHLLFDDTQDSYFLAEKCVNKKPSLAMDILLNSENIEGKDFANWETPAYIREGLEWLQKN from the coding sequence ATGTATATTTCAAAAATTAATATAAATAATTATCGCTTACTTAAAAGCACAAGTATAGACTGTGAAAGAGAATTGTCACTTATAATCGGAAAAAACAATTGTGGAAAAACATCTCTATTATCTGCATTAAATAAGTGCATTGGCAGTAAATCTGAAAATGGAAATTTTGAATATTTTGATTTCAGCACATCCTTCCAAAATAAACTTTATAATTTGGTGAGTACATCAGGTGAATTTTCAGAGGATGAATTAAAAGGTATACAGGTGGACTTATATATCGTATATGATGAGAATGATAATTTGACTAACATAAGCAAACTCTTGTTGGATTTAGATCCCGATAACAAAACTGTGATTCTTAGGTTTTTATATTCATTAAAGGAAAATATTGATAAATTGAAAGAAGATTTTACTAAATATAATATAGAAAGAAGCAGTTTGAAAGATAAAGAAACGTTTATTAAGTTCATGCAAAAAAAGCATAAACAATATTTTGGGTTTAAAAGATATAGTGTTCTATACGATTATAAGGAAAATAAAGTAAATAATGAAATGTATAAATTTCTTGACAGTAAAGACGTCGATATATCAAAACTTATTGCATTTAATTATATTGGAGCTAAAAGGAGTGTTTCAAATTCAACAGAAACTGAGCTTTCGGCACTTGCCAGCAGCTATTACGATAAATCTAAAAATCCTGATGAAAATGGTTCAACAACTCAACAGTTTGAAAATGCGGTAGACGAAACAGATAGTGCATTTAATTCTATATATGGTAATATTTTCAAACCATTAACCGATAAGATATCTAAATTTGGTGGGATTAGAAAAAATGAAACTACATTAAAAGTTGTTTCTCAGATTCAAGCTATGAAGTTACTAAAAGACAATACGACAGTTGTCTATGATGATCAAACTAACTTTCTACCGGAAAATTATAATGGACTCGGATATTTGAATTTATTTAGCATTATTATGAATATTGAGATTAAACTAAATGATTTTAGAAAGGATTCAAAAAAAGATGAACTACCTGCGGATATAAATATTTTGTTTATTGAAGAACCAGAAGCACATACGCATCCGCAAATGCAATATATATTTATAAAAAATATAAAAGATTTGTTAGAAGAAGGAAAAAAAACTGAAGGTAGTAATAGAAAAATAAACTTACAAACGCTAATGACTACACACTCGTCACACATTGTAGCTGAAAGTAATTTTGATGATATTAAGTATTTTGTCAAAAATATAGATGGTAATGAATATAATATAATATCCAAAAACTTAAAAGAATTGGAAATAATTTATCAAAAAGAAGGCGGAAAGTCTAACAATCGTTTTAAATTTCTTAAACAATATTTGACGTTAAATAGATCTGAGGTGTTTTTTGCAGATAAAATTATTCTAATTGAGGGTGATACTGAAAGAATTTTGCTTCCGGCTATGATCAAAAAATTAGACCAAGAAAACAACTATGAAACACCGCTACTCTCGCAGAATATTTCAATAATTGAGGTTGGAAATTATTCTGAAATTTATTCTGAATTTATTCGTTTTATAGATACTAAAACACTAATTATTACTGATGTTGATACGGAAAAATATTGCGATGCAACCGATAGAGATGGAAACCTCAAAAAAGATAAAGATGGACAAGTAATAAAAGTATTATCTGCATGTCGAGTGATCGATGGAACTCATACAAGTAATAGTTCATTAAAATATTATTTGAAAGAAAAATTGAAAGCTGAAACTGATACTAATACACAAAAAGAGATATTAACAAAATTATCTATTGAAGATAAAACCGTTAAATATGATGATACTAATCCAAAATGGATAGCTGATAAAAATGGTAGGGTCTTAATCGTTTATCAAACAAACCAATCTAATTCTGATGGTATTTCTTATAATGCTAGAAGCTTTGAAGATGCTTTTTTCCATATTAATAAAAAGTTTTTCACACACTTAGGTGGTGCTAATATTGATGACAACAAAAAAATGTGTGCTGAAAAGTTTCAAGGATTAAAAAGTGTTCATCTCTTGTTTGACGATACCCAAGATAGCTATTTTTTAGCTGAAAAGTGTGTTAATAAAAAGCCATCTTTGGCAATGGATATTCTTCTGAATAGTGAAAATATAGAGGGCAAAGATTTTGCCAATTGGGAAACTCCTGCATATATTAGGGAGGGCTTAGAATGGTTACAGAAAAATTAG
- a CDS encoding UvrD-helicase domain-containing protein, whose translation MVTEKLEKEVIEVFKLIDEKKNFVLSGGAGSGKTYSLVAVINEIYSRNPAAKIACITYTNAAVHEIENRVANNKLRISTIHDFLWDNISSFQSELKSTLIEGINNSEVKYKNIKVETPYINTFEGGIKYTEYLRLATGNISHDEVITLANQMFKKYPKLCDILNNKYDYILVDEYQDTFPKVVEILLDFLPSSKTTTKGIIGFFGDSMQSIYDDGIGDLNKYIESSFVVEIQKKQNRRNPQSVITLSNKLRTDGLKQEPSKDGKAPNMENDVIKQGSIKFLYGSIFLDELKNKDYFKGWNFDNPKETKELRLTHNLIAATAGFPILMEIYDKDPLLKLKGDFLAYIKKEGIEINEDQTFDAVMLSIDWRFSNKVRTVENRGRKQIEVFLENNENSILYDIIKNMAFSDVKRIYFDKDNLISDKKEIDEKASTQSKRDKLIRHLFKIQSVIKSYEDKEYNEFLRKTSFKIGNIADKRKIKQKLDTLVNMKENTIAEVISYADESGLCLKDDNINLFIKENEYLFKRVSGVKYDEFIHLYDYLEGFSPLSTQHKIKGAEFNNVLVILDNGKWNDYNFEYLFNPTHEKCNKNVLARTNKLFYVCCTRAMDNLVVYCENPSSPMIITAEDWFGKENCIPM comes from the coding sequence ATGGTTACAGAAAAATTAGAAAAAGAAGTAATAGAAGTATTTAAGCTTATAGATGAAAAGAAAAACTTTGTTTTAAGTGGAGGAGCCGGTAGTGGTAAAACATATTCTTTAGTTGCCGTGATTAACGAAATTTATTCAAGAAATCCTGCTGCAAAAATTGCTTGTATAACTTACACAAATGCAGCAGTCCATGAAATTGAAAATAGAGTTGCAAATAACAAACTTAGAATATCAACTATTCATGATTTTTTATGGGATAATATATCTTCTTTTCAAAGTGAATTAAAATCAACTTTAATTGAAGGTATAAACAATTCTGAAGTAAAATATAAAAACATAAAAGTAGAGACGCCATATATCAATACATTTGAAGGTGGAATAAAATACACTGAATATCTTCGCTTGGCAACAGGTAATATATCACATGATGAAGTTATTACATTGGCAAATCAGATGTTTAAAAAATATCCTAAACTCTGTGACATATTAAATAATAAATATGACTACATTTTGGTAGATGAATATCAAGATACTTTTCCTAAAGTAGTAGAAATATTATTGGATTTTTTACCCAGTAGCAAGACAACTACTAAAGGTATAATCGGTTTCTTTGGAGATTCAATGCAATCAATATATGATGATGGTATTGGAGATCTAAATAAATACATAGAATCAAGTTTTGTTGTAGAGATTCAGAAAAAGCAAAACAGGAGAAATCCACAGTCAGTAATTACTTTAAGCAATAAACTTCGTACTGATGGATTAAAACAGGAGCCTTCTAAAGATGGGAAAGCCCCTAATATGGAAAACGATGTAATTAAGCAAGGTAGTATAAAATTTTTATACGGAAGTATTTTTCTTGATGAATTAAAGAATAAAGATTACTTTAAAGGGTGGAATTTTGATAATCCAAAAGAAACAAAAGAACTTCGATTAACACATAATCTAATAGCTGCTACAGCTGGATTTCCCATATTAATGGAAATATATGACAAAGATCCACTTTTAAAACTTAAAGGAGATTTTTTAGCCTATATTAAAAAAGAAGGAATAGAAATTAATGAAGATCAAACCTTTGATGCGGTTATGCTGTCAATTGATTGGAGATTCTCAAATAAAGTAAGAACTGTCGAAAATCGAGGACGAAAGCAAATTGAAGTATTTTTAGAGAATAATGAAAATAGCATACTTTACGATATAATTAAAAACATGGCTTTTTCTGATGTAAAAAGAATATACTTTGATAAAGATAATTTAATTTCAGATAAAAAAGAAATTGATGAAAAAGCTTCGACTCAATCCAAAAGAGATAAATTAATACGGCATTTATTTAAAATTCAATCAGTCATAAAAAGTTATGAGGATAAAGAGTATAATGAATTCTTACGTAAGACTTCATTTAAAATTGGAAATATTGCTGATAAGAGAAAGATAAAACAAAAGCTTGATACTCTTGTCAATATGAAAGAAAATACAATAGCCGAGGTCATATCCTATGCCGATGAAAGTGGCCTATGCTTGAAAGATGATAATATAAATCTGTTTATAAAAGAAAATGAGTATCTTTTTAAGCGAGTTTCTGGAGTTAAATATGATGAATTTATACATTTATATGACTATTTAGAAGGTTTTTCACCTTTGTCTACACAACATAAAATCAAAGGTGCAGAATTTAATAATGTATTAGTTATATTAGATAATGGAAAATGGAATGATTACAATTTTGAGTATTTATTTAATCCTACTCACGAAAAATGTAATAAAAATGTTTTGGCCAGAACAAATAAGCTATTTTATGTTTGCTGTACACGTGCTATGGATAACTTAGTTGTCTATTGTGAAAATCCAAGTAGTCCTATGATTATTACGGCTGAAGATTGGTTTGGTAAAGAGAATTGTATTCCAATGTGA